The nucleotide sequence AAGGGCAGCTCGGGCGCGCGCACGGACCTGCTGGGTGGCCAGGTCGACATGATGTTCGATGCGGTGACCACCATGGTGGAGCAGGTCAAGGCCGGCAAGGTCAAGGCCCTGGCCACCACCGGCAAGCAGCGCTCCGAGGTGCTGCCGGACGTGCCGACCGTGCACGAATCCGGCGTGCCGGAGTACGAGGCCACCATCTGGCTGGGCCTGCTGGCGCCCAAGGGTACGCCGCGCGCGGTGGTCGAGCGTCTGAACGAGGCGGTGGGCAGGATCGCCCGCGATCCCCAGGTGCGGCAGCAATGGGGCCGCCAGGGCGCGACGCCGCTGGTCATGGATGCGGCGGCCTTCGACCGCTACATCCAGGACGACATCGCCAAATGGGCCCGGGTGATCCGGGCCGCCAATATCAAAGCCGACTGATGGCGGCGCTCAACATCCTCAGCGGCGGCGCGGCCCAGGCCCTGGTGGGCCGCATGCAGCCGGCCTTCACCGCGCAGGCCGGCATGGACATCGCCGGCACCTTCGGCGCGGTGGGCGCCATGCGCGACAAGCTCACGGCGGGCGAGCCCTGCGACGTGGTCATCCTGACCGAGGCCCTGGTGCACGAGCTGGCGCAGCAGGGCTGGGTCGACGGCGGCAGCGCCCGGCCGCTGGGCGTGGTGCGCACCGGCGTCGCGGTGCGCAGCGGCGAACCGCATCCCGAGGTGGCCCGCGCCGATGCACTGGCGGCGGCGCTGCGCCAGGCGTCCGGCATCTACCTGCCCGACCCGCTGAAGGCGACCGCCGGCATCCACTTCATGAAGGTGCTGCGCGCCCTGGGCCTGGACCAGTCGCTGGCGCAGCGGCTGCGCGCCTTCCCCAACGGCAACACCGCGATGCGCGAGATGGCGCAGGCGGATGCGGCCGGCGCGATCGGCTGCACGCAGGTCACCGAGATCCTGTTCACGCCCGGCGTCGAGCTGGTGGGCCTGCTGCCCCC is from Ramlibacter tataouinensis TTB310 and encodes:
- a CDS encoding molybdate ABC transporter substrate-binding protein → MAALNILSGGAAQALVGRMQPAFTAQAGMDIAGTFGAVGAMRDKLTAGEPCDVVILTEALVHELAQQGWVDGGSARPLGVVRTGVAVRSGEPHPEVARADALAAALRQASGIYLPDPLKATAGIHFMKVLRALGLDQSLAQRLRAFPNGNTAMREMAQADAAGAIGCTQVTEILFTPGVELVGLLPPEFELATVYTAAVCSRAAAADQARALVELLAGPQARAARAEVGIEAA